A section of the Harmonia axyridis chromosome 2, icHarAxyr1.1, whole genome shotgun sequence genome encodes:
- the LOC123672401 gene encoding uncharacterized protein LOC123672401 produces the protein MRHRFPKNNPTFFKIWIDNIKPKYWETLSVQQIYNKYSVCHAHFEKCYHLVGSLRGLTVHAVPTLGVPGVNNNNVDEPMNTSSNYETEMEISQPEDSEGIMEFTTQNGVPKVFNDDFNQPSTSKNYIQPIPSVSQPEELPNFLEPSTQEKRRIASGKGILSTLNCTRKKHLNAREQILYKIICNIRKNMNQKKYRIQNYKERISVAQKLLANAGLQNVLSQVNEATCNFIRCQIRNKNQKRNARRFTFDEKVLALALYEASPKGYRLLYKLFCLPLSRTLSRLLEKLTFNPGLNAHIFQQLEHTVSQIKSRQDKVCALIFDEMSLSTNLKYDQVADKIIGVEDDGSERKARLVDHANVFFLKGL, from the exons ATGAGACATCGTTTTCCCAAAAACAatccaacatttttcaagataTGGATAGACAATATAAAACCCAAATATTGGGAAACATTATCTGTTCAGCAAAtctataataaatattctgtgtGTCATGCCCATTTTGAGAAGTGCTATCATCTGGTTGGAAGTTTGAGAGGCCTCACAGTTCATGCAGTTCCTACATTGGGTGTTCCAG gtgttaataataataatgttgacGAGCCAATGAACACATCATCAAATTATGAAACAGAAATGGAAATATCACAGCCTGAAGATTCAGAGGGTATTATGGAGTTCACAACACAAAATG GTGTCCCCAAAGTTTTTAATGATGATTTTAATCAACCATCAACTTCCAAAAATTACATTCAACCAATACCATCAGTATCACAGCCAGAAGAATTGCCGAATTTTTTAGAACCAAGTACCCAAGAGAAGAGAAGAATTGCTTCAG GTAAAGGAATACTTTCCACATTGAACTGCACCAGAAAAAAGCATTTGAATGCAAGGGAGCAAATTTTATACAAAATCATTTGcaacataagaaaaaacatgaaTCAGAAGAAATACAGGAttcaaaattacaaagaaaGGATTAGTGTTGCACAAAAATTATTAGCAAATGCTGGGCTTCAAAATGTTTTGAGCCAAGTAAATGAAGCTACATGCAATTTCATCAGATGTCAGATTagaaataaaaatcagaaaCGGAATGCTAGAAGATTCACATTTGACGAAAAAGTTCTTGCTCTAGCATTATACGAAGCGAGCCCTAAAGGTTATCGTCTCTtgtataaattattttgcctcCCTTTAAGCAGAACTTTATCAAGACTATTGGAAAAATTAACATTCAATCCAGGATTAAATGCTCACATTTTTCAGCAACTTGAACATACCGTGAGTCAAATTAAATCTCGTCAAGATAAAGTATGCGCTCTTATCTTTGATGAAATGTCATTGTCCACAAATTTGAAGTATGATCAAGTTGCTGATAAGATCATAGGAGTGGAGGATGATGGATCTGAAAGAAAGGCAAGGTTGGTTGATCATGCCAATGTATTTTTCCTCAAGGGATTATAG
- the LOC123672380 gene encoding uncharacterized protein LOC123672380 isoform X3, with protein MSDADGAASSQPSSRGRSPSSEVRVSWVYELNKQELIEKLKTYNVTVSETDSVDNLRKTLVKKLRGKNETFTKKELYRCDMSDFNKISFTLNKDNWEVFIERLELIFEYQCIPPERQSAELLTRVCQETFMLFRNLTSPKKAKDLSYSDLVNIMNSHLHPKPSEISERNKFYATKQLPSESIHAFLTKLKERSFYCNFKDLDIALRDQFVFGLINHETKVELFRQENLTFQSAVKIAEDREAAIKNSLSMKPADAVSEDTIFYMNKAGSKYSNHQQYRGRGSGNAEGKFKSSQPNNAAAASTSKDQSQKLIRDNRQRQHDNRSSNYRREDRNGSRRSNVSNNSQLRKSTRQIFHCPAMTEQS; from the exons ATGTCGGACGCAGATGGTGCTGCAAGTTCTCAACCTAGTTCCAGAGGAAGAAGTCCATCCAGTGAAGTGAGAGTGAGCTGGGTGTACGAACTTAATAAACAAGaactaattgaaaaactaaaaacgTATAACGTTACTGTGAGTGAAACTGATAGTGTTGATAACCTTCGAAAAACGCTCGTCAAAAAACTTCGTGGAAAAAACGAAACTTTCACAAAGAAGGAACTATACCGGTGCGACATGTCCGACTTTAATAAAATAAGTTTTACCCTAAACAAAGACAATTGGGAAGTTTTTATCGAAAGACTAGAATTAATTTTCGAGTATCAGTGTATTCCGCCGGAAAGACAAAGTGCAGAACTGTTAACAAGGGTTTGTCAAGAGACTTTCATGTTGTTTCGCAATTTAACTTCACCAAAAAAGGCCAAAGATCTTTCCTACTCTGATTTAGTTAATATCATGAACTCTCATCTTCATCCAAAGCCTTCAGAAATTTCCGAAAGAAATAAATTCTACGCCACGAAACAATTACCTTCGGAATCGATACACGCATTCCttacaaaattgaaagaaagatctttttattgtaatttcaagGACCTTGATATTGCTCTTCGTGATCAATTTGTATTTGGACTTATAAATCACGAAACAAAAGTGGAATTATTTCGTCAAGAAAATCTAACATTTCAAAGTGCAGTGAAGATAGCGGAGGATCGAGAAGCAGCTATAAAAAATTCCTTATCAATGAAGCCCGCAGATGCTGTGTCTgaagatacaattttttacatgAATAAGGCTGGTTCAAAATATTCCAATCATCAACAATACAGAGGAAGGGGAAGCGGAAACGcagaaggaaaattcaaatcttCGCAACCAAACAACGCAGCCGCGGCTTCCACTTCCAAAGACCAGAGCCAGAAACTCATCAGAGACAATAGACAAAGACAACACGATAACAGGAGCAGTAACTACAGACGAGAAGACAGAAACGGCAGCCGTAGGTCGAATGTGTCAAACAATTCTCAG CTAAGAAAATCCACAAGGCAGATATTTCATTGTCCAGCTATGACAGAACAAAGTTGA
- the LOC123672390 gene encoding RNA-binding protein 41-like yields MATVNMVKLRKRSMNEIYYYIPLLYISKMSRKRKILDDELEPTMKLTSDGDLLLKSLLEKQLSRQSDLQAELKKCKTFISSTEYKSIDKYVSGINSLNKLKETSQYVQTSEDFRIAGLSEEDAQFFFNGKKGIQFLKLKHKNLDYKSIEKRLFVIKEVLHNYKIMKNIQNSSVSSVGRLQTECMLSMKPNSIQTNLLKFALSNDKKLNDIQDEIKPIKEIEKNVMNTLNVELHENINISKLQKKVQKRLRAMAKRVDSLALSSKRSILESPLVSRIEHIDNNLTMFDGIDYLPLSSENSSVSTELPQIKNSKWDLKYEDIQLSINRNENIGCSKVNNLPNSSEFNSEPNTSKTQDNGNRYTIKNGRISKLEELIDYRKNKKLSVEEIKDIPKFSQYTSGSPSKILYVKNANSLTVNNLEQLFNSFHFQTKAINVMKGRMKGQAFIEMENCQLAAEALKCINGVIVKNKPIIIQFSSKHELPKKLGN; encoded by the coding sequence atggcgacggtgaatatggtcaaatTGAGGAAGAGGTCTATGAATGAAATTTACTACTACATTCCACTGctttatatttccaaaatgagtcgaaaaagaaaaattttggatGATGAATTGGAGCCTACTATGAAATTGACGAGTGATGgagatttattattgaaaagtcTTCTTGAAAAACAACTTTCCAGACAAAGTGATTTACAGGCAGAACTAAAGAAATGTAAGACATTTATTTCTTCAACAGAATATAAATCTATTGATAAATATGTATCTGGAATTAATTCCTTGAATAAGCTCAAGGAAACTTCTCAATATGTACAGACATCAGAAGACTTTAGGATTGCTGGTTTGAGTGAAGAAGATgctcagtttttttttaatggaaaaaaaGGTATTCAATTTCTAAAACTCAAACATAAAAACTTGGATTATAAATCGATAGAAAAAAGACTGTTTGTTATAAAAGAAGTTCTACATAATTATAagattatgaaaaatattcaaaattcatctGTTAGTAGTGTGGGTAGACTTCAGACAGAATGTATGCTTTCTATGAAGCCAAATAGCATTCAAACGAATTTGCTGAAATTTGCCCTGAGTAATGACAAGAAACTTAATgatattcaagatgaaattaAGCCAataaaagaaatagaaaaaaatgttatgAACACTCTGAATGTTGAATTACatgaaaatataaacatatcaaaattgcaaaaaaaagtaCAAAAGAGATTAAGAGCAATGGCCAAAAGAGTAGATTCTCTAGCATTATCATCGAAAAGATCAATTCTTGAATCTCCTTTGGTTTCACGAATTGAGCACATAGACAATAATCTAACAATGTTTGATGGAATAGATTATCTTCCATTATCATCAGAAAATTCTTCTGTTTCTACTGAGTTACctcaaatcaaaaattcgaaatgggATTTAAAGTATGAAGATATTCAATTGAGTATcaatagaaatgaaaatatcggttgCAGTAAGGTAAATAACCTTCCAAATTCTAGTGAGTTCAACTCAGAACCAAACACTTCCAAAACACAGGATAATGGAAATCGTTATACAATAAAAAATGGGAGGATTTCAAAACTTGAAGAGTTAATTGactatagaaaaaataaaaaattaagtgTAGAAGAAATAAAGGATATCCCTAAATTTTCTCAATATACATCTGGCTCTCCatctaaaattttatatgtgAAAAATGCTAACTCTCTAACTGTTAATAATTTAGAACaacttttcaattcatttcatttccaaaCAAAAGCTATAAATGTAATGAAAGGAAGGATGAAAGGACAAGCTTTTATAGAAATGGAAAATTGTCAATTAGCAGCGGAAGCTCTGAAATGTATAAATGGTGTAATAGTGAAAAATAAACCTATTATTATTCAGTTCAGCTCAAAACATGaacttccaaaaaaattgggaaattgA
- the LOC123672380 gene encoding uncharacterized protein LOC123672380 isoform X1, whose translation MSDADGAASSQPSSRGRSPSSEVRVSWVYELNKQELIEKLKTYNVTVSETDSVDNLRKTLVKKLRGKNETFTKKELYRCDMSDFNKISFTLNKDNWEVFIERLELIFEYQCIPPERQSAELLTRVCQETFMLFRNLTSPKKAKDLSYSDLVNIMNSHLHPKPSEISERNKFYATKQLPSESIHAFLTKLKERSFYCNFKDLDIALRDQFVFGLINHETKVELFRQENLTFQSAVKIAEDREAAIKNSLSMKPADAVSEDTIFYMNKAGSKYSNHQQYRGRGSGNAEGKFKSSQPNNAAAASTSKDQSQKLIRDNRQRQHDNRSSNYRREDRNGSRRSNVSNNSQVHITSKTRNNNKCYCCGGFNHFDCKLRWKTCNYCNVKGHIDRACLKKQNGINLVNDNLFENEDLDSSDLNFYYMQQNNFTEFQVNNIVVEPHSMKLIIDNNQVELEVDTGSHVTVFSEKTVANYFAAKKIHKADISLSSYDRTKLNVMGMLTDLKVHFEGVEANLKAYVLAGNGKSLIGRQWLQALGMWPITFKPQFALNCLNDHNSIISHFKSKYPQLFDNSPGKYKGKSIKLTFKKDYQPIQCKPYHVPFALKDKVDAEIDRLVRIGNLEQVEVSEWATPVVPVVKGEGVRLCGNFKLTVNPQIIVKRYPLPLKEKVFQTLQVGTKWSQIDLKHAFMQFEVAEDCRDPLTIITQKGLFRYKKLPEGVASSPAECQDIVTDILKGIPNIEVYIDNIYCTGKNDSEHLDNLEKIFYKLNEAGLKVNESKCEFFRSEIEILRFKLDKKGLSPSPSRIHSIVNMPSPKTKKELQAFLGLVNFYESFLYKRADQLKVLYDVLKASKFYWNSNCDQAVNWVKKELASDKVLVPYQ comes from the coding sequence ATGTCGGACGCAGATGGTGCTGCAAGTTCTCAACCTAGTTCCAGAGGAAGAAGTCCATCCAGTGAAGTGAGAGTGAGCTGGGTGTACGAACTTAATAAACAAGaactaattgaaaaactaaaaacgTATAACGTTACTGTGAGTGAAACTGATAGTGTTGATAACCTTCGAAAAACGCTCGTCAAAAAACTTCGTGGAAAAAACGAAACTTTCACAAAGAAGGAACTATACCGGTGCGACATGTCCGACTTTAATAAAATAAGTTTTACCCTAAACAAAGACAATTGGGAAGTTTTTATCGAAAGACTAGAATTAATTTTCGAGTATCAGTGTATTCCGCCGGAAAGACAAAGTGCAGAACTGTTAACAAGGGTTTGTCAAGAGACTTTCATGTTGTTTCGCAATTTAACTTCACCAAAAAAGGCCAAAGATCTTTCCTACTCTGATTTAGTTAATATCATGAACTCTCATCTTCATCCAAAGCCTTCAGAAATTTCCGAAAGAAATAAATTCTACGCCACGAAACAATTACCTTCGGAATCGATACACGCATTCCttacaaaattgaaagaaagatctttttattgtaatttcaagGACCTTGATATTGCTCTTCGTGATCAATTTGTATTTGGACTTATAAATCACGAAACAAAAGTGGAATTATTTCGTCAAGAAAATCTAACATTTCAAAGTGCAGTGAAGATAGCGGAGGATCGAGAAGCAGCTATAAAAAATTCCTTATCAATGAAGCCCGCAGATGCTGTGTCTgaagatacaattttttacatgAATAAGGCTGGTTCAAAATATTCCAATCATCAACAATACAGAGGAAGGGGAAGCGGAAACGcagaaggaaaattcaaatcttCGCAACCAAACAACGCAGCCGCGGCTTCCACTTCCAAAGACCAGAGCCAGAAACTCATCAGAGACAATAGACAAAGACAACACGATAACAGGAGCAGTAACTACAGACGAGAAGACAGAAACGGCAGCCGTAGGTCGAATGTGTCAAACAATTCTCAGGTACATATAACCTCAAAAAcgcgtaataataataaatgttattGTTGTGGTGGATTTAATCATTTCGACTGTAAACTTAGGTGGAAAACTTGTAATTATTGTAATGTAAAAGGTCATATTGATAGAGCATGTCTAAAAAAACAAAACGGAATTAATTTAGTCAATGAcaacttattcgaaaatgaagattTGGATAGttctgatttaaatttttattatatgcaGCAAAACAATTTTACTGAATTTCAGGTAAACAATATTGTGGTAGAACCTCATAgtatgaaattaattattgataataatcagGTAGAATTGGAAGTTGATACAGGTTCACATGTGACTgtgttttcagaaaaaactgtAGCTAATTATTTTGCAGCTAAGAAAATCCACAAGGCAGATATTTCATTGTCCAGCTATGACAGAACAAAGTTGAATGTAATGGGTATGTTGACTGATCTTAAGGTGCATTTCGAAGGGGTTGAAGCAAATTTGAAAGCTTACGTTTTGGCAGGTAACGGGAAAAGTTTAATAGGAAGGCAATGGCTTCAAGCCTTGGGTATGTGGCCGATAACTTTTAAACCTCAGTTTGCGTTGAATTGCTTGAATGATCATAACAGTATTATTTcacattttaaatcaaaatatcccCAATTGTTCGATAACAGCCCAGGTAAATATAAAGGTAAATCTATTAAACTAACTTTCAAAAAAGATTATCAACCAATTCAATGTAAACCTTATCATGTTCCTTTCGCTTTGAAAGACAAAGTAGATGCAGAAATCGATCGTTTGGTAAGAATAGGTAATTTGGAACAAGTTGAGGTGAGTGAATGGGCTACTCCAGTAGTTCCTGTGGTGAAAGGGGAAGGAGTTCGTTTATGcggaaattttaaattaacaGTGAATCCTCAAATAATTGTTAAAAGATATCCATTACCCTTAAAAGAAAAAGTGTTTCAGACGTTACAGGTTGGAACCAAATGGTCCCAAATTGATTTAAAACATGCATTTATGCAATTTGAAGTTGCTGAAGATTGTAGAGATCCATTGACAATAATCACACAGAAAGGTTTGTTTAGGTACAAAAAATTGCCAGAGGGTGTAGCCTCCAGCCCAGCAGAATGTCAAGATATTGTTACTGATATTTTGAAAGGTATTCCGAATATTGAAGTTTACATAGATAATATTTATTGCACAGGAAAGAATGATTCAGAGCATCTCgataatttagaaaaaatattttataagttAAATGAAGCAGGACTTAAAGTAAACGAAtcaaaatgtgaatttttcagGTCTGAAATAGAGATATTACGATTCAAATTGGACAAAAAGGGTTTATCACCATCTCCTAGTAGAATTCATTCAATTGTGAATATGCCTTCTCCAAAAACTAAAAAAGAACTTCAAGCATTTTTAGGGTTAGTAAATTTTTACGAGTCATTTTTGTATAAGCGAGCTGATCAACTAAAGGTATTGTACGATGTTTTGAAAGCGAGCAAATTTTATTGGAATTCTAATTGTGATCAAGCAGTTAATTGGGTAAAGAAGGAATTAGCATCGGATAAAGTTTTGGTTCCATATCAGTAA
- the LOC123672414 gene encoding uncharacterized protein LOC123672414, producing the protein MKVCEESDFHTQSKELRHADLCLRPRKTNLRRRNLKRNAVPTKNLPTGTHENIKKKERRNLTRYDPVQQPILKSDCEVMTQNQDENELHAQEMIHRPDELLAAEALCAFINKDNS; encoded by the exons ATGAAAGTTTGTGAAGAGTCTGATTTTCATACACAAA gtAAGGAGCTGAGACACGCAGATTTGTGTTTGAGACCGAGAAAAACTAATTTGAGACgccgaaatttgaaaagaaatgcaGTCCCAACAAAAAACCTTCCTACAGGTACTCATGAGaacataaagaagaaagaaagacggAATTTAACTAGATATGATCCTGTACAACAACCAATT ttgaaatctgACTGTGAAGTAATGacacaaaatcaagatgaaaatgaaCTTCATGCTCAG gaaATGATTCACAGGCCTGATGAATTGTTGGCTGCTGAAGCTCTATGTGCTTTTATCAATAAGGACAATTCGTGA
- the LOC123672380 gene encoding uncharacterized protein LOC123672380 isoform X2: MSDADGAASSQPSSRGRSPSSEVRVSWVYELNKQELIEKLKTYNVTVSETDSVDNLRKTLVKKLRGKNETFTKKELYRCDMSDFNKISFTLNKDNWEVFIERLELIFEYQCIPPERQSAELLTRVCQETFMLFRNLTSPKKAKDLSYSDLVNIMNSHLHPKPSEISERNKFYATKQLPSESIHAFLTKLKERSFYCNFKDLDIALRDQFVFGLINHETKVELFRQENLTFQSAVKIAEDREAAIKNSLSMKPADAVSEDTIFYMNKAGSKYSNHQQYRGRGSGNAEGKFKSSQPNNAAAASTSKDQSQKLIRDNRQRQHDNRSSNYRREDRNGSRRSNVSNNSQVHITSKTRNNNKCYCCGGFNHFDCKLRWKTCNYCNVKGHIDRACLKKQNGINLVNDNLFENEDLDSSDLNFYYMQQNNFTEFQLRKSTRQIFHCPAMTEQS; the protein is encoded by the exons ATGTCGGACGCAGATGGTGCTGCAAGTTCTCAACCTAGTTCCAGAGGAAGAAGTCCATCCAGTGAAGTGAGAGTGAGCTGGGTGTACGAACTTAATAAACAAGaactaattgaaaaactaaaaacgTATAACGTTACTGTGAGTGAAACTGATAGTGTTGATAACCTTCGAAAAACGCTCGTCAAAAAACTTCGTGGAAAAAACGAAACTTTCACAAAGAAGGAACTATACCGGTGCGACATGTCCGACTTTAATAAAATAAGTTTTACCCTAAACAAAGACAATTGGGAAGTTTTTATCGAAAGACTAGAATTAATTTTCGAGTATCAGTGTATTCCGCCGGAAAGACAAAGTGCAGAACTGTTAACAAGGGTTTGTCAAGAGACTTTCATGTTGTTTCGCAATTTAACTTCACCAAAAAAGGCCAAAGATCTTTCCTACTCTGATTTAGTTAATATCATGAACTCTCATCTTCATCCAAAGCCTTCAGAAATTTCCGAAAGAAATAAATTCTACGCCACGAAACAATTACCTTCGGAATCGATACACGCATTCCttacaaaattgaaagaaagatctttttattgtaatttcaagGACCTTGATATTGCTCTTCGTGATCAATTTGTATTTGGACTTATAAATCACGAAACAAAAGTGGAATTATTTCGTCAAGAAAATCTAACATTTCAAAGTGCAGTGAAGATAGCGGAGGATCGAGAAGCAGCTATAAAAAATTCCTTATCAATGAAGCCCGCAGATGCTGTGTCTgaagatacaattttttacatgAATAAGGCTGGTTCAAAATATTCCAATCATCAACAATACAGAGGAAGGGGAAGCGGAAACGcagaaggaaaattcaaatcttCGCAACCAAACAACGCAGCCGCGGCTTCCACTTCCAAAGACCAGAGCCAGAAACTCATCAGAGACAATAGACAAAGACAACACGATAACAGGAGCAGTAACTACAGACGAGAAGACAGAAACGGCAGCCGTAGGTCGAATGTGTCAAACAATTCTCAGGTACATATAACCTCAAAAAcgcgtaataataataaatgttattGTTGTGGTGGATTTAATCATTTCGACTGTAAACTTAGGTGGAAAACTTGTAATTATTGTAATGTAAAAGGTCATATTGATAGAGCATGTCTAAAAAAACAAAACGGAATTAATTTAGTCAATGAcaacttattcgaaaatgaagattTGGATAGttctgatttaaatttttattatatgcaGCAAAACAATTTTACTGAATTTCAG CTAAGAAAATCCACAAGGCAGATATTTCATTGTCCAGCTATGACAGAACAAAGTTGA